acatctgttgccaattttcctttttttcccctccccaaagtgccagtacatagttgtatattctagttgtaaatcccTCTAGTTCTATGCGAGCCGCTGCTACCGCGTGGGCTACTGACAGACGCGAGATGTggctccacacccaggaacccaaCCCCAGCCGCGGGAGTGAAACATGCTGCactttaacccctaggccataAGGGCTATCTCTATTTGACCCTCTTGAAGTCCCACAGATCCCCGTCTTTCTGCCACTGTATTCCTAAACCTCACCTTGAGATGAGTGAAGGCCTGGGCAGATCTGGTGTAGTCCCAGTTGTTGTCCTGAAGGCACCTggagtggaggaagacaggcagtCCCATTAGAGCCAACACGCACTCATCCCGGCCACTAAATGCCACTTCAAAATCCATTCTGTAGAAACACTCGCCAGAGTTTGCCAACAACTGTATATACTCTTGCACTATTTATACAAGTAAAAACATCCAACTGTCTATCAATGGTCTACTGATTACAAATATTAAATAGTTATCAAGAAAACCAAGGTAATTTTTATACAAATAGGGAAAAACATTTATGGGATAAGTAATAAAAGTTGCagaacaatatataaaaagggaTTTCATTTTGCCTTTAAATTTTGTTATGCTAATTTATGCAAAGTACAAATTTTTTTATGGACAATCTTTTTATTTAAGCAATAAAAAGAGTTTTGGCTTTTAAGATTTCAGGAGCACTCATCATTCACTACCAGCCCTACCTCAGTTTACCGCTATTCCTACACATGCCCAGCACTCACTTCTGGGACCACTCGAGGTTCATGCCAGACTGGGTCGAGAATGCCTGCAGCATTTCCTGCTgctctggggagagggtgggcaCTGGGCTGGAGGAAGGtgtgggtgcaggcatggcaaaGGCTCTTTGGATCTCCTCGGGGCTGGCATTCCGCACAAACAGCTCGTCGTTTACGATGCACAGCCTTGGGGACAAAAAGCACCTTAGACAGCTGGACAGACAGACCTCATACTTGACACACAGATTCTTTCAATACCCACCAAGTCCCCCTCCCGCTCTTAGCTATCACCTTTTATCATCTACCCCGTTTCCTGTGGACTCCAGGTATGGGGGTACCTACCAAACACACTAGAATTATACATTCTCCCCCAACTTATGGACAGTTCTTAGCCCCCGTTTATCTTCACAACAGACTGAGGAAATGAATAGTGTTATATCagttttcagatggggaaacttgCCCTTAGCTAGAAGTGGTGGGGCCAGGATGAaaacccagacagtctgactccagagccaagCTCTTAGCTACTATGTGAGCCTGCCCCTCTGATTGCCTTTCCTTTCTAAAATGCTGAAAATACTCTGAAGACTGACTCCACCTCCCCCGACCCCAAATTCCTAGAGTGCTGGCCATGGATTGGGACTGGGACCCCATGTGGTAAGCCAAACACTTACCCTGAATTGCTGGCAGGAACAGCAACGAACGTCCGGGTGAAAGCTCGCAAAGAATCCCGAGACTTTCCATCCACTGCAGTGATAACAAGGGCAATGACCCCTTAGGGTTGCTCATGCTTTCTGTTTACAACCTGCTGCTCAGATCACGGTCTGATCTGATACAAGGAACCCTAAGTGGGCCAGACAGGGGTGATTATGTCTGTACAGGGGTGCAGGGGCGGGAGGAGTGTCAGAGTCAGGGAGGACAATGATAATTAACCGCCAGCACCCCACTGATAGACCATGTGTGTGCCACAtcctgtgccaagcactgtataAGTCGCTTCATTTACTCTCCATAGCACCACTACGAGACAGCTCTTATTAACCCCCTTCTACAAATacagaatctgaggctcagagataatGTAAATTGCCCATAGACACAAAGGACCAAGGTTGGGGTGGCAGCTCAgacctgtctgactccaaagtctgtgtCCTAGCACTCAGGCTTTTCCTATGTCCCAGACAGGAAATCCATGTAGAGAGGGTAGGCCAAATGAAGGTGGCTTGGGGGCAGAACGGGAGGAAGTGGTCAGGGAAATAGAGGGAAGAGAAGGTAACTGAGAGTGTAGCTGAGGAAGACTCTAGCTGGGGGAGGGACCACTCTGTAAACTGAGGGCTCCAAAGATTCTCACCTTCCTTGAAGACCCCATTGACAGAAAAACACAGCAACGTGCTCTGAAAGAGAAGCAGCACCAGTTACCATGTAGGCTCCCAGTCAGACCCTGAGCCTCCCTTGTCTCTTAACCGCCCCTTCCCCACTTCCAGGCCTTTGTCAGTGAAGAAGTGCGTGCTTACTGTCTGAGCGCTTATGTCTACCACGAAAGAATTGACGTCATGCTGAGTTTTGGGCAACTCATTGAGGAAGGCAACAACGTTGAGACGTGTGTGTTTCAGCAGCCGGAACCGCAGGGCTGTAGTAGGTGAAGGAGAACCCAAGGTTAGGGGCTGCCGCAGACCCCTGACCCCTATGACTGATTCCTTGTCATCCCCTTCTTCCAGCCTGTTTTGCTCACGTCACACACTTACTAGGGTCTTTAAGCTTCTTCACATTCCTGCTGTCCTTGAAATACTCGGCCAAGTTGCTTCTGAGGGAACAGGAGGAAAGGAGGCAGTGGTCAGAGCAGTGTGGATGCCAGCAGGTGCTGGCCTGCATTTGCCGAGAAACTCTGGTCCTGGGCAGGCTCTGGGATGTGAGACTCACCGGGCAGGGTTCTGGGGGATGAAAGGAATGCTCAGGGAGCAGCAGGCTCCATCATGATAGGCATCCAGGAGCCGCTGCCGGTCTCCAGAGTCATAAATTGCATAGTACCTGTGGGGACAACAGAAAAGGTCTGAGCTCCATGGTCTGGATCCACAAAGGGACCCAAGAGCTCTCAAGAATGAGTCGTGCTGGGACTAAcccacctctccccagcctcaGGGGCCCTACAATACTTACTGCTGCAAGAAGTGCAGGACCAGATTTTTCAGGGTCTCTGTTCCAAAATAGCTTCCCTGGAATCAAACAGATATTAGGACCATGTAACCCACAGCCTCCTCCCAACACAAGTTCTAACTCTGGCCCCGCTTCTCACCTTGCAGGGTGGTAACATCGTGGGGGCTTCAACATCAAAGGCAATTGGCGGGGGTAACTCATGGCCATCCTGCAGAAAGGAAGTGAAAGGTGACAGTGTAAACCAGAGAAAAAAGGCTAAATGAATAATTAGATGGGAGAATTAGGAGTGAGGGGTCTGAGGTCAAGTGTAAAAGATTCCTGGCAAAGGTCCAGGAATTCTGAAAGATGCAATTGTGTCTACAGGCATTTTTCTGGAAAGAAGGATTATAGCATTTGTCAGATTCTCAAAGGCCTCCATGTCCCCAAACTAGTGGTCATACGAACACGTGTTAGGCAAGATCTTGGGGGTGGGAGACGCCATGCTCAccagaagagaatgaaaaaagtTATGGACTTACCAGACGTAGTAATTTGGGAAATCGTTCACGAATGGCGCTGTCAAGAACGGGACAGAAGTGAGTGACGCTTCAGAGCCACCGTGCCTCCTGGGCTGCTCTAGGAGCAAATACAACACCCGAGGGACAGCCCAGCCCATCCTGCTCATCCTCTCACTCCTTCCCAGCCTCTGAGCTCCGGGAAAAAtggccccactccccacctcacccGGGGCACCCAAAAATGACTGCCTTGAAGGCtgactctctcctctctgcctgacCCGAGCGCCACAGGAGCAGCGCTTCCAGCCCAGGCCTGAAGCCCAGgacctccttccctccctgccccccttaCCTTCTACCTACTCACCTGTGCAGCCccgggaggagggaatggggtgGGAGCCCAGGGGCTCCGCTGCCTCAACAGGTATCCATCAGTTCTGCCAGGTCTGGCTGTGGCCAAGACCAGAACACACCACAGGGATGGCACAGGATGTTGGGGCAGGGAGATGAGCAAGGTGGGACTCAGGAAAAGCAAGGCAAAGGaatcagagagggaaggaagaggagaagggaaagaaagaaaaggcaggaaggagcagaggcAAGGGAGAGATTGGGGGGGCGATAcaggggagcagagagaaaaaggaaagagaaagcagagaaaaagtgGAAGAAATATGAGGCGAGGAGGCGTtcagaaaaaagagggagaaaagagggaagaaggcaCCTGACATAGCCCTTTCCTTCCGCTGCCCCTTTCCCACTGGTCCAAGGTAGAAATGGAAATGAATTCTTGTTGCGGCAAGAGAGCAGATGCTGTTGGCCAGGTCTCTGTCTGCTACCTGGGTCCCGATCTGGGCTGGGCGTGGGAAAGCGAAGCAGCCATGGGGGCAGGAGACCTCCCTCGGAAGGGCTGAGGGTTCAGGCCCCTGCAAAGTTGGGGGGGTGAGGGTCTTTGCCCCACCTCTGTTGGCCCCCAAGTTCTCTCCTGATGGCCCCTCTGCGACTGTGCCTGTCTTAGGTTGTTCCTTCCCCGAGGAATCTTACCCGTCTCTGGCTAACCAGCCATCCTCCGGGGCCAAGCAGGGTGATGTGAGGTGTGCGAGTGAGCAAGGGGCAGTGCCCTCCGAGAGGGTCAATTCTCTGTCTCCTTGGTAGCCTTTGCCCCCGTGGCCTCCACGCCCAGCACCTGCCTTGGGATTCCCTCGCCTGCTGGCGGGGCCCCGGCTCTGGTCACATGTCTTGGGGAACCCAGGGTTCTTCTCCAGGGAGGGCCCAGTGCACAGCACTGGGCAAGAGAGACAGACTGCATGGCACCAGCCCCCAGGAGGCCTCAACCTCAGCATGGGCTGGAAAGTCCAGGCAACAGCCTTAGGCAAGTGGATCTTGAGAAAATCGTCCCTCTTGGCAAAAGGGCAAGAGGGCCCATCACAAGACAAAGGAGGGAAGGCCCATCAGCAGGAACTCCCAGAGAGGGAGGGCTTTCTCAGCCCAGGGATACCAGGCTCTTGGCCCAAAGCAACTCCACACATGGGGCACATATAAGATACCCCCTGGTCCTGGGGAGATGCCCTTCCTGGAACAGTAGGGTAGGGAGGTTCTAGAAAAGGCTGTGTTCAGGAACGAAGCAGAAAAGCCACAGAACCAGCAAGGTCaggtgagaaggaaggaaaggagaactCAGGGCAAAGCTGGGAGAGACACGGACAGACAAAAGGGAAGAGCACGTGATCCTCCCAAAGgataggtggttccagctcaGGGCTGCACATCTCCTGCAACGGCCACTGGTCAGGGTGCATTACCTCAGCCTCCCAGGGGGTGAAGGTCCCCAGGAGGGGAGACAGAGGCTACAACTGACCTGATATAAGTGGACTGGTCTCGGAAGGTGTCACACAGGGGGTTTCCGTCAAGCCACAGCTCTTCTAGCTTCAGGCCTTTTACCTTGTCCAACTCCCTCTCAGACTTCAACTGCAAAGGAGGGGGAGAAAAGACAAGAAGACGCCTTGGTAAAGAGAGCCAGCTAGATCCCCATACCCTTAACCCCTACCCTCATGTCTTCAATCCCCTCCCAAGCCCTCTCCACCCTTTGCCCACCCCATTCAACACATAAGTGGGCTCTCAAGTCTCACCTCATTTCCAGAGAGGTTTAGGATCTTTAGGTTGGGTGCTTTCTGCACAATGCTGGACAGGTCATCCAACCTGTATAGCTTATTGTTGCTCAAGTTCAGGGACAacagctgtggggagaaaaagttTAGAGGAAGTACCACCAGCAAGGAGATCAGAGACAAACCTGCCTCCCAACCCCATCCAATCTATCCCACCCTGTTTCCTCCCAACTAATACCCGGACAAAGGCCTCACCTCGGGGATGTTCTCTTCAATGATTCGCAGGGTAGCCACCATGCAGCTTTTACGATTCAGGACAACATCAATGTTCTGGGCCACCAAATCTTtaggaaggaaagggaagtctGAGAGGGCTTGCCCAGGCTAGAGTTAGCACCAGACCACTCTCCAACTTTCCCTGCCTGACAGATGCCCCTGGGGCCCCAACTGTCTGAGAATTACTGCTGTCAGCCATACCTGGGTCTGAACGGAGGCCTTTGAGGTCAAGTGCTTGTTGGGAGCCATCGTATCGTTTGCTCATGATCAgctacagaggaagaaaaagggtTCAGTGGTCCCTAGGGTTGTGTGTGGGGTTGGGAGAGAGAAGTGGTGGGACTGGGGTGGAAATACACGTTACTTGAGCTTGCCTCACCTTTAGCTGCTCTACTTGTTCTGGTTTCAGCTCATTCTGCACAGAATGGGGCGGAACAGAGGCGTTGATGATGATAGATATCTGCAGGGCAGACACAAAGCACACAGTGAACTCTAGGGAAGCCCAAGCCCCAGGCCCGAGACCAGTCTGTGCCCTGAGCACCAATCCCCAGCCCTGCCAAGCCAGGCCCTTCACACACACCCTTCGGTTCTCCTGATCCAAAATCTTATAGTTGACAGCCTTCAATGCAGAGGCGGTACTGGCATCCTCAACGAAAAACTGGGCCCGTGTGTTTTCATAGTGAAACTGCAAGGAGAGGAAACAAGAGCATTAGACTTAGAACCCGGAGCCCCTGGTCTAGCTGGCCCCTCTGCCTTCCCTGGTGCCTAGGCAGCCACTCAGGCCTTATCTTACCTCAACAGGGGTGAAAGGGACACTGCACTTGCTCTGAATCACACTTAGGAGCCACGCCTTGTCATATTTTCTGCCATAAGGAATCTAGacgagagaaagagaagggaacaaATGTAACTAAGGCTGACCAGCAGGGCCAATCCAGTGCTCACCTGTACCTTCTACCAAGCTTTCAAAGATCTTCTAAGGAAAGGACCAGTTGAAGGTTTTCTACTTAAGCCAGACATGGATTCCTTAacctcctttctcttcatttagACTTATTATTCCTCAAAAGAATCAAATCATCTGATATTATTTATTCTAAACAGTTCCAAGATATTATTTATACCTTGTCTGCTCCTCAGAGAACTTAAGGGGCCCCAACCCCCACATTTGGCTTGGTCAAATGGAGACATCAAAGGAATTCTCCCCTTCCCAACGCAGTTACCACGCTTCCCTTCAGATGGCCTCCCCatcctgcccctcctgcctgtCCTCTTCTACTCCTTCTCTGCACCTGCTCATAGGTGTTCTAAGACACTGATTCTTAGGAGAAAGGATAGATCCTTGATTGTGGAGTGAATAGCTGAAAAGACTGATTCTTGTGGAGTGAAAAGTAAACCACCTTCCCTCTGAGCCCGGCCTCTTATCTCCCCTCCACCATCTATCTTCTAAGATACTCACTGTAATCTTAAACCAGTTCTTTGCCGTCCCATCCTGGCTGgtgccagcccctcctctttcTTGAGGAGGTCTGTCTCTCCGCACAGTAATATGAATTCGGTCGCGATCATGCCAACCATCACCCCGACGGTTGGGTCGGGCAGCATAGGGGTTGCTgtgggaaagaagagaataaaacgTCCACAGACATTAAGAATGTCTTCTCAAAGACCTTCCTAGACTGTTACCAGGACTACAACTAAGACTGTTCAACCATTAAGCCGGTCCTGGCATTTCTCAGTCTTCCAGGTGGGAAGAGAAATGACATGGAGAGTAAGCAGGCTGGTGTATAAACAAATGAGTCACTAAATTCAAACCAGATCAACTGGTCACTTACTATCTTACTCGGGGAACATCCTGGGCATCACTCATTGCCACATCTCTGTCATCATCCTCAAGGCGGGAAGACCgaatgccagaacctcctcttcCAGACCTACGGTTCCCCTCACTAGACTTCCACCGGAAAGGACCCCggcctttctttcttctttgaggGAAACTAACGCGGTCATCGTGCTCTGGGGTTGGAAACAGAACACAAATCAGAAAATACATCACTAGTCCAGCTACTCTGGTGTGCTAATCACAGTATCCAGCACCCTGCACTGTAGGATGAGATATACACTAACAATAGAGGCCACCTCCATGCAAACTCCTCTGCTTGTCCAGAGAAAGAACCCTCTCCATGAGATGGCAGCATCAGGgaaaaattattggaaaactGTGTACggcttttgaaaaatgaagcagaatctagaactacagaaaagaaaagtagaatgTGGAAGTGTGAGTGACGCAAAAGCGTAACTGGATACAACTCAGACACCCTGAAAGTCACCTAAAATCTACTTTCTCTTAGCCTCCCAAATCTACTTAACCCCGATCAAAATGTGGATGGTGACCTTTCTCACATCTCCTAAAACCAATCAACCACAATGACTATGTCAGCTTTCAGTAAACAATCCTTCTCTGGCCTATACAGTACAAACGTCAGGTACAAATATGACCAATTTAAGGGTTTCTTTAAAAGTCTTGTTCTCAAACTGCCACTCTGAAGTTTTGAGAGTGAGCTCTTCATTTCCTTGGCCAGAAATGCTTTTTAACTCAGGAGACAACACCTAGACTCAGGCTCTAGCGGCAACTAGGTAGGGTGCTTAACTGAGGGTCCTTGAATGCTCTCCAGGAACATGATCCTCTGAATCCTGGTGTGTAGCAAtggcttcttaaaaaaaaatccatgactCCCGAAAAAGGTCTGCCTAATGCCTAGTACTCTGCAATAAACCTGAAGAAATTACcctagaaagaaagaataaatgaatagaagGCGCAGCTAACGTTCACTGAGAACTTTCTCCAGCAGGTACTATGCTCCAAGCACTTGATAGGAATGATGCCATTTtaacacacacacggacacaaaCTTAGGAGATAAGTACTGTTTCTACCTTCATTAAGGGGGTTTAAAATGAGGCCTGAGTAACTCACTCAAGCTTGTCGTAGCCAACTGAGGAGTGAAACCTTGGCTGTCATGTGCTCCTAACCACTACTCAGGACTAAAACCCTGTGTGTATTTGGTCTAGCACATCGAGTTGGTGTGTAGATCTAATATATTAAGCCAAAGCCAAAGTCGCAGGGGAGGTGGGGCAAGACCGACTGGACGCCGTAGAAAACAGGGCACGGGCAGCCCATGAGCAAGGAAGGAACTGACGCACATTAAAGGAAGAGTCTGGACGCCAAGCTGAATTGACAGGCACCAACCACAGTTCAAAGGAATCTCGTCCCCCCACCACCGAGACCCCCGCTCCGAGACCCAGGTCCTCCAAACGTCAGGATTCGGAGTCAACAAGTCGGGCGCCCGCCCTCGAGTCCAGTCGGGCCCCCGGGCTGCCTCGCCCCAGCCCGCGCCGCCGCCACTCACCGCGGACGCCGGGCCCCTCGCGGTCTCAGGCCCCGAGGCTGCGGCCTAGGCTGGCGCCACCCACTCGGGCCCCAGATCGCCCGCTCCCTTGCCCGGAGGCCGGCACTGACCGTTGTATGACTTCCCCTCGTCCGCCATGGTACAGCGAGACACACGGGCGAGCTCAGGCGCGGCCCGCGACGCCACCAAACGTCCGAAAGCCCAAGCGCTCCGGGCCGAAGCGCTCCTACGCCCGGCACCACCGCATTTATCCAGCCGAATACGTCGCGCGCAGCCGACGTCCCGGGCGGTAGGCGGTACCGCCGGAAGGGAGTGCGGCCCTCTGCGCGTGCGCACTCGGCGAGCAGCCGagcggggggcggggcccggccgcgCTCGCCCCGCCCGGCCCCCGTGCCTCGCCACCTTCTTTCATCGTTCGTCGCTATGCTAGTCCTTCCAGGGTTAGCGCTGGACCAGAGAACGGGCAGCTGAAGCCCAGGACTCCTAGAGGAACCGGGAAGAGGCCACACGAAGGGCTTCCGAGGAGCGGGAGACCCAGGCCTCGGAGTGGAAGTGACCGCTCATAAGCCCCTGGCGAGGTCCAGCCAGTGTTTTAAGCCTCAGCTTGACCGTTTGCCAGCTGCGGACCTATGCCTCCCTTTCCTCGCCTGTAAAATGAATTATCAGGAAATAGAAAACTAGAACGTAAGCCTCAAGAGAGCAGGGACCTTGACTAATTCATGGCTTTTTTCTCCAACGCCTGGCTCAGtagcatgcctggcacatagcaggaactcaataaatatttgtgaaataaattaatttctgATGTATGCATCCCCCCACGAAGAGTTGCCGACTTAAATGAGAGACTGCATGTGTCAGGCTTTGGTGAGCAATTGTCTTCACAAACCTCCCCACCCACCACTGATGGGCTTTGCTAGGCTCACATAGTGTGTCAACTGGGCAGTGAAGGTGCCAGCAAGTCCACCTGCTGAACAGAGGTCAAGGAGagaggaaatattaaaatgcCAGGGCTAAAAAAGACATGGGCTTTCCCAGACCCCTCAGAGTACTAGGGCCAGTCCAGTGTATGGTGATTGTTGTCTCTATAGTTTGAGCTTCCTTTGGGGTGTGAGATGGGGGGAACTGAGTGTCCTCAGAATGGAGTTGTGGGTCCTGGTCAGGAATGACCAAGAAGCATATTAACCTCCCCGGAGGGTGTGTATTCCAGGCGGctctcttcctcattctcctGTGATTGGCTTGGATTTGGTGAAGTGCTTGCAGGGGACCAAGAATCTCAGCTGGAGCTGGGAACAAATTCTTCACTTTGCCTTTCGCTCCTGGcagcaggcagagctcctgcctCATCCAACTCAAGGAAAAACTGGGACCAACTGGTTGGAGGATGCAGATGAAACAGGTCCAAATACTGCT
This sequence is a window from Equus caballus isolate H_3958 breed thoroughbred chromosome 12, TB-T2T, whole genome shotgun sequence. Protein-coding genes within it:
- the NXF1 gene encoding nuclear RNA export factor 1 isoform 1 (isoform 1 is encoded by transcript variant 1; The RefSeq protein has 2 substitutions compared to this genomic sequence) — encoded protein: MPDEGSSYNEHDDRVSFPQRRKKGRGPFRWKSSEGNRRSGRGGSGIRSSRLEDDDRDVAMSDAQDVPRVRYNPYAARPNRRGDGWHDRDRIHITVRRDRPPQERGGAGTSQDGTAKNWFKITIPYGRKYDKAWLLSVIQSKCSVPFTPVEFHYENTRAQFFVEDASTASALKAVNYKILDQENRRISIIINASVPPHSVQNELKPEQVEQLKLIMSKRYDGSQQALDLKGLRSDPDLVAQNIDVVLNRKSCMVATLRIIEENIPELLSLNLSNNKLYRLDDLSSIVQKAPNLKILNLSGNELKSERELDKVKGLKLEELWLDGNPLCDTFRDQSTYISAIRERFPKLLRLDGHELPPPIAFDVEAPTMLPPCKGSYFGTETLKNLVLHFLQQYYAIYDSGDRQRLLDAYHDGACCSLSIPFIPQNPARSNLAEYFKDSRNVKKLKDPTLRFRLLKHTRLNVVAFLNELPKTQHDVNSFVVDISAQTSTLLCFSVNGVFKEVDGKSRDSLRAFTRTFVAVPASNSGLCIVNDELFVRNASPEEIQRAFAMPAPTPSSSPVPTLSPEQQEMLQAFSTQSGMNLEWSQKCLQDNNWDYTRSAQAFTHLKAKGEIPEVAFMK
- the NXF1 gene encoding nuclear RNA export factor 1 isoform 2 (isoform 2 is encoded by transcript variant 2); this encodes MSDAQDVPRVRYNPYAARPNRRGDGWHDRDRIHITVRRDRPPQERGGAGTSQDGTAKNWFKITIPYGRKYDKAWLLSVIQSKCSVPFTPVEFHYENTRAQFFVEDASTASALKAVNYKILDQENRRISIIINASVPPHSVQNELKPEQVEQLKLIMSKRYDGSQQALDLKGLRSDPDLVAQNIDVVLNRKSCMVATLRIIEENIPELLSLNLSNNKLYRLDDLSSIVQKAPNLKILNLSGNELKSERELDKVKGLKLEELWLDGNPLCDTFRDQSTYISAIRERFPKLLRLDGHELPPPIAFDVEAPTMLPPCKGSYFGTETLKNLVLHFLQQYYAIYDSGDRQRLLDAYHDGACCSLSIPFIPQNPARSNLAEYFKDSRNVKKLKDPTLRFRLLKHTRLNVVAFLNELPKTQHDVNSFVVDISAQTSTLLCFSVNGVFKEVDGKSRDSLRAFTRTFVAVPASNSGLCIVNDELFVRNASPEEIQRAFAMPAPTPSSSPVPTLSPEQQEMLQAFSTQSGMNLEWSQKCLQDNNWDYTRSAQAFTHLKAKGEIPEVAFMK